In Caldicellulosiruptor obsidiansis OB47, a single window of DNA contains:
- a CDS encoding cell division protein SepF — protein sequence MFDNLQRKFLNLIGIEIEEEDRSQEVSKTKEENAKPKHETPKVVTIGKANQTEVTVYNLKLFDEVVKVCDALRENKIVVFNLEQVAEEHIQRIIDFVSGAVYVLDAKIHKISKKIFVVVPRSIDLEVDEQLKEEFRSKGVFAWLK from the coding sequence ATGTTTGATAACCTACAAAGAAAGTTTTTAAACCTTATTGGCATTGAGATTGAAGAGGAAGATAGGTCTCAGGAGGTTTCAAAAACAAAAGAGGAAAACGCCAAACCAAAGCATGAAACTCCAAAGGTAGTGACAATTGGAAAAGCAAACCAAACAGAAGTTACAGTGTATAATCTCAAACTCTTTGATGAGGTTGTTAAAGTTTGCGATGCTCTCAGAGAAAACAAGATAGTTGTTTTCAATTTGGAACAAGTAGCAGAGGAGCACATTCAGAGAATAATTGATTTTGTGAGCGGGGCTGTTTATGTTCTGGATGCCAAGATTCATAAGATTAGCAAAAAGATATTTGTGGTTGTTCCAAGAAGTATTGACCTTGAAGTTGACGAACAGCTCAAAGAAGAGTTCAGGTCAAAAGGTGTATTTGCTTGGTTGAAGTAA
- a CDS encoding DUF3866 family protein yields MTRKINTTGFCQYVEVKYHDGNVSIAVNFLDINHEVEEGQEVLVNTTARVLQLGTGGYDYILPFDAFKNLSKGHIMKLRYTPLQFSVLTEEEKNPDIFDKVPNFNDIIVIVCELHSMLLPLCIYLKEKVKGIKISVILNDWGMLNAKLSHNLEFLKENKFVDYIITCQEAFNGEFECINEIDSLTFSQSLGCDVAIISPLPGIVGTGTKFGFSSYKAVHVIEDVVRFGGRVVFPVRVSKNEKRQRHRFISHHSLTILNYVNCSVEIPVFDFEDKIFFAKIYKTLNNYRAKHIVAVVNKIDKMIVEKYKSIMSTMGRSYEQDSEYFLELFATAEYVLTKLKRR; encoded by the coding sequence GTGACAAGAAAGATAAATACTACAGGATTTTGCCAGTATGTTGAAGTAAAATATCACGACGGCAATGTGTCTATTGCTGTAAACTTTTTGGATATAAATCACGAAGTAGAAGAGGGACAAGAGGTTTTAGTGAATACAACAGCAAGAGTGCTTCAGCTTGGAACGGGTGGATATGATTATATTTTACCTTTTGATGCTTTTAAAAACCTGTCAAAAGGTCATATAATGAAGCTCAGATACACACCACTGCAATTTTCTGTGTTGACAGAAGAAGAAAAAAATCCTGACATTTTTGATAAAGTTCCAAATTTTAATGATATAATTGTTATTGTGTGTGAGCTTCACAGCATGCTTTTGCCTCTATGTATTTACCTTAAAGAAAAAGTAAAAGGAATAAAGATTTCTGTTATATTAAATGACTGGGGAATGTTAAATGCAAAGCTTTCGCACAACTTAGAGTTTTTAAAAGAAAACAAATTTGTAGACTACATAATAACATGTCAGGAAGCATTCAATGGTGAATTTGAATGTATAAATGAAATAGATTCTCTCACTTTTTCTCAAAGTTTAGGATGTGATGTTGCTATAATTTCTCCCCTGCCTGGAATTGTGGGAACAGGAACAAAATTTGGGTTCAGTAGTTACAAGGCTGTCCACGTTATTGAGGATGTAGTCAGATTTGGTGGCAGAGTAGTCTTTCCAGTGAGGGTATCGAAAAATGAAAAAAGACAGCGGCATAGGTTCATAAGTCATCATTCTCTTACAATATTAAATTATGTGAATTGTTCTGTAGAAATTCCAGTTTTTGATTTTGAAGATAAAATCTTTTTCGCGAAAATCTATAAGACATTAAACAATTACCGCGCAAAGCACATTGTGGCCGTGGTGAATAAAATAGATAAAATGATAGTAGAGAAATACAAGTCAATTATGAGCACAATGGGAAGAAGTTATGAGCAAGATAGTGAATACTTTTTGGAACTTTTCGCTACAGCAGAATATGTCTTAACAAAACTAAAAAGGAGATGA
- a CDS encoding YlmH family RNA-binding protein gives MYYIPEENKHEILKIKNLIEKTRFGIEYSDFLSPFAIKYAVDFLLKKENQILYKIWGGYEGSERNILALFSRDFEEYAENLTYPIETILIEAKDKLFHRQVLGSFIGNGIKRDKIGDILVKENSALVFVKDEVATYIVTNIDKIGKEKVKCSIVRDNEVDIKYFFSNEGKRITYTLASLRVDSVISHGFGISREEAADLIRQMKVAVNWIYIDKPSYPIKEGDLISVRHYGRLKIDKVLTQTKKGRIRIEVLRFS, from the coding sequence ATGTACTATATCCCTGAAGAAAACAAACATGAAATATTAAAAATTAAAAACTTGATAGAGAAAACAAGGTTTGGTATTGAATATTCTGACTTTCTTTCACCATTTGCAATAAAGTATGCTGTTGATTTTCTTCTGAAAAAAGAGAATCAAATTTTATACAAAATTTGGGGTGGATACGAAGGCAGCGAAAGAAATATATTGGCTCTTTTTAGTAGGGATTTTGAGGAATATGCAGAAAATCTAACGTACCCTATAGAAACCATTTTGATTGAAGCCAAAGATAAACTTTTTCACAGGCAAGTTCTTGGTAGCTTTATTGGTAATGGAATTAAAAGAGATAAGATAGGCGATATCCTTGTCAAAGAAAACAGTGCACTTGTGTTTGTAAAAGATGAAGTGGCAACATATATTGTAACCAATATAGACAAAATCGGCAAGGAAAAGGTAAAATGTAGCATTGTCAGAGACAATGAAGTTGATATAAAATATTTTTTCAGCAATGAAGGCAAGAGGATTACTTATACTTTAGCATCGCTCAGAGTTGACAGTGTGATAAGCCACGGTTTTGGAATTTCAAGAGAAGAAGCAGCAGATTTAATCAGACAGATGAAAGTGGCAGTAAACTGGATATACATTGATAAACCTTCATATCCTATAAAAGAAGGAGATTTAATCTCTGTTCGTCATTATGGACGATTGAAAATAGATAAGGTATTGACCCAAACTAAAAAGGGAAGAATTAGGATAGAAGTTTTGAGATTTTCATAA
- the rnhA gene encoding ribonuclease HI, whose amino-acid sequence MKEVTIYTDGACSGNPGPGGWCAILIYKGIKKVLKGFERHTTNNRMELKAVVEALKALKEPCKVVIYSDSAYIVNAVNQNWIEKWQKNGWKTSEKEEVKNIDLWNELINLLKIHKVTFEKVKGHSDNELNNLCDQIARSMIKGEQ is encoded by the coding sequence ATGAAAGAAGTGACAATTTACACTGACGGTGCTTGCAGCGGAAATCCTGGACCAGGCGGATGGTGTGCTATACTCATATACAAAGGAATCAAGAAGGTGTTAAAAGGCTTTGAAAGGCACACAACCAATAACAGAATGGAGCTCAAAGCGGTTGTGGAAGCTCTAAAAGCATTGAAAGAACCATGCAAAGTAGTAATCTATTCAGACTCTGCTTATATTGTAAATGCTGTCAATCAAAATTGGATAGAAAAATGGCAGAAAAATGGATGGAAGACATCTGAAAAGGAAGAGGTCAAAAACATTGATTTGTGGAATGAGCTTATAAATCTTCTCAAAATTCATAAGGTTACTTTTGAGAAAGTAAAGGGTCATAGTGACAATGAACTTAATAATCTTTGCGACCAGATTGCAAGAAGTATGATAAAAGGGGAGCAATAA
- a CDS encoding YggT family protein: protein MIRFLFGLADKAISFVEFCIIVDAILSWVIVDPYNKYRRILGTIVNPILDPVRRVASRYIRIGFIDFSPMIAIILLEVFRWLLRILLIILI, encoded by the coding sequence ATGATAAGATTTTTATTTGGACTTGCAGACAAGGCAATTTCGTTTGTTGAATTTTGTATAATAGTTGATGCAATTTTGTCGTGGGTAATAGTCGACCCATACAATAAATACAGAAGAATATTGGGTACTATTGTGAATCCTATTCTTGACCCTGTGAGGAGGGTAGCTTCGCGATACATTCGGATAGGTTTTATTGACTTTTCACCTATGATTGCTATAATTCTTTTAGAAGTTTTTAGATGGCTACTGAGAATACTTCTTATAATCTTAATATAA
- the proC gene encoding pyrroline-5-carboxylate reductase, producing the protein MKIGIIGCGNMASSIAHSIKQSLEPQLFCYDIDLDKAHRFSRVYGATKVDSEMEIVNNSNIIIIAVKPKDIFDVLEKIKDGISEKIIVSIAAGISISKIKEVVGDKKIVRVMPNINISVQKGVMGICFSEEVTAEEKEKILKLFKSMGEVIVTNEKYIDAITALFGSGPAFVAHFIESYADAAVKLGFSRQESLNLILALFEGTVVNMKNNMLTTQQIKDMVTSPGGTTIEGLVEFERRAVKGAIIDGILKAYERAKNIL; encoded by the coding sequence ATGAAGATAGGAATAATTGGCTGTGGAAATATGGCAAGTTCAATTGCACATTCAATAAAACAATCTCTTGAGCCTCAGCTTTTTTGCTATGACATAGACCTTGACAAGGCTCACAGGTTTTCCCGAGTTTATGGTGCCACCAAAGTCGATAGTGAAATGGAGATTGTAAATAATAGCAACATAATTATAATCGCTGTAAAACCAAAAGACATCTTTGATGTGCTTGAGAAAATAAAAGATGGTATCTCTGAAAAGATAATAGTTTCTATTGCAGCGGGGATTTCGATTTCAAAAATTAAAGAGGTTGTAGGGGACAAAAAGATAGTGCGAGTAATGCCGAATATCAATATAAGCGTACAGAAAGGCGTTATGGGTATATGTTTTTCTGAAGAAGTAACTGCTGAAGAGAAAGAAAAAATACTTAAACTTTTTAAAAGTATGGGTGAAGTTATAGTTACTAATGAAAAATATATTGATGCAATAACAGCTTTATTTGGGAGTGGCCCAGCATTTGTTGCACACTTTATTGAAAGCTATGCCGATGCAGCAGTTAAACTTGGATTTTCAAGACAAGAAAGTCTAAACCTGATCTTGGCATTATTTGAAGGTACTGTTGTTAACATGAAAAATAATATGTTAACTACACAGCAGATAAAGGATATGGTAACATCTCCTGGGGGTACAACAATTGAAGGGCTTGTGGAGTTTGAAAGAAGAGCGGTAAAAGGAGCAATAATAGATGGGATACTCAAGGCATATGAAAGAGCTAAAAATATATTGTAG
- a CDS encoding endonuclease Q family protein has translation MRVYADLHVHIGFSNGRYIKVPSSKTLTLENIVKTAKDEKGLDVIGIVDFLCEDVIEETEELLDKGKFVLKDGSLYSEGLLIIPAAEIELRFFSNDFHCLLFFEDYEKLKDFRKIIKTYFNQIDFSCPVFRGEICDFEKIVSSFRLLAVPAHAFTPYKGFYSAAQRIEEVFKNTEVFAIELGLSADSYMVNALCDVQKRSLLSNSDAHSLKNIAREFNEIEVENLSAKDIIKSIKENRVVANYGINPRLGKYHKSYCNKCNSSFNLKSQDSILCPFCKSNDIVIGVEDRISWLCKIENPVEKPPYFYTFPFELVQGFGQKTIKKIIEIFKNEINFIRSLNDGTFKNYNIDKNIIQKLTKFINQDYTIKFGAGGHFGRVIFE, from the coding sequence ATGAGGGTATATGCCGATTTGCACGTGCACATTGGATTTTCTAATGGAAGGTACATAAAGGTACCTTCTTCAAAAACCCTTACACTTGAGAATATTGTAAAAACAGCAAAAGATGAGAAAGGCCTTGATGTGATTGGTATTGTTGACTTTTTGTGCGAGGATGTAATTGAAGAAACTGAAGAGTTGTTAGATAAAGGAAAGTTTGTATTGAAAGATGGTAGTTTATATTCTGAGGGGCTTTTGATAATACCTGCAGCCGAGATAGAATTGAGGTTTTTCTCAAATGATTTTCACTGTCTTCTCTTTTTCGAAGATTATGAAAAGTTAAAAGACTTCAGAAAAATAATTAAGACCTACTTTAATCAAATTGATTTTAGCTGCCCGGTTTTCAGAGGGGAGATTTGCGATTTTGAAAAGATTGTATCATCTTTTAGACTTTTAGCTGTGCCTGCACATGCTTTTACTCCTTATAAAGGTTTTTATTCAGCGGCGCAAAGAATTGAAGAGGTTTTCAAAAATACAGAGGTTTTTGCAATAGAACTTGGTCTTTCTGCTGATTCTTACATGGTAAATGCACTTTGCGATGTGCAAAAAAGGAGCCTGCTTTCTAACTCAGACGCTCATTCTTTGAAAAATATTGCAAGAGAGTTTAATGAAATTGAGGTTGAAAATCTTTCTGCAAAGGATATCATAAAAAGTATAAAAGAAAACAGAGTAGTTGCAAACTATGGTATAAACCCAAGACTTGGAAAATATCATAAATCGTATTGCAATAAATGTAATAGTTCATTTAATTTGAAAAGCCAAGATTCAATATTATGTCCATTTTGCAAAAGCAATGACATTGTAATTGGTGTTGAGGATAGAATTTCATGGCTTTGCAAGATAGAAAATCCTGTGGAAAAACCGCCTTATTTTTACACATTCCCTTTTGAACTTGTACAGGGATTTGGACAAAAGACAATCAAAAAAATAATTGAGATATTCAAAAATGAAATAAACTTCATTAGATCTCTAAATGATGGTACTTTTAAGAATTACAATATTGATAAAAATATAATACAAAAACTTACAAAGTTTATAAATCAAGATTACACTATTAAATTTGGTGCGGGAGGACATTTTGGAAGGGTCATATTTGAATAA
- a CDS encoding DivIVA domain-containing protein has product MLTPQDIESKTFKRVYIGGYSVEEVEEFLDQVLKDYEALYKENLELKDKIALLNENIQNYKTIEETLQNTLIVAQSTAEEIKKVAYQKAETIIKEAEMKASKMIEEANSKVLQITYEYGELKKRYQLFLNKFRNLLQTELSALEMVDKELQND; this is encoded by the coding sequence ATGTTAACCCCTCAAGATATTGAATCTAAGACCTTTAAAAGGGTGTATATAGGTGGATATAGTGTTGAAGAGGTAGAAGAGTTTTTGGACCAGGTTTTAAAAGATTATGAGGCTCTGTATAAAGAAAACCTTGAATTGAAAGACAAGATTGCTCTTTTAAACGAGAATATTCAAAACTACAAGACAATTGAAGAGACTTTGCAAAATACCCTAATTGTTGCACAATCCACTGCTGAAGAAATCAAAAAGGTAGCGTATCAAAAAGCTGAGACAATAATCAAAGAAGCTGAGATGAAGGCTTCAAAGATGATAGAAGAAGCAAATAGTAAAGTTTTGCAAATAACATATGAGTATGGTGAGCTTAAAAAGAGGTATCAACTTTTTCTAAACAAGTTCAGGAATTTACTACAAACTGAACTTAGTGCACTTGAAATGGTAGATAAAGAACTACAAAATGACTAA
- a CDS encoding NUDIX domain-containing protein, whose amino-acid sequence MDFYEKTVESTLIYDGSFISLKIDKVLLPNGNISQRAIVLHSGAAVVVPVDDENNVIFVKQFRKPIEKVIIELPAGKLDKDENPLECAKRELEEETGYKARELIKLTEIYTTPGFSNEVIHIYLATGLFKGKAHTDADEFVEVLKIKMVDAISMVKKGEIRDAKTIIGLFLANMYLQEQELIK is encoded by the coding sequence ATGGATTTTTATGAAAAGACTGTAGAGTCCACATTAATATATGATGGCTCATTTATATCATTAAAAATAGACAAGGTTTTACTTCCAAACGGCAATATTTCTCAGCGTGCTATTGTACTTCACTCGGGTGCAGCTGTGGTTGTTCCTGTCGATGATGAGAACAACGTCATCTTTGTAAAACAGTTTCGAAAACCAATTGAAAAGGTAATAATTGAACTTCCTGCAGGCAAACTTGACAAAGATGAAAATCCACTTGAATGCGCTAAAAGAGAGCTTGAAGAAGAAACAGGTTATAAAGCAAGAGAACTAATAAAACTTACCGAGATTTATACAACGCCAGGATTTTCAAACGAAGTGATACATATATACCTTGCAACGGGTCTTTTTAAAGGAAAAGCTCATACAGATGCTGACGAGTTTGTTGAAGTACTAAAAATTAAGATGGTTGATGCCATTTCGATGGTCAAAAAAGGTGAGATTAGGGATGCAAAGACAATAATAGGACTTTTTCTTGCAAATATGTATTTGCAGGAGCAAGAACTGATAAAATGA
- the ileS gene encoding isoleucine--tRNA ligase, translating into MDWSQTLNLPKTDFPMRANLAQREPQFLKFWYENDIFKKMLEKNKNNKKFILHDGPPYANGDIHLGHALNKVLKDIVNKYKSLQGYYTPYIPGWDTHGLPIEQQVIKKLGVNRHEVNPVEFRKKCKEFALSYIDIQRQQFKRLGVFGEWENPYMTLDPKFEARQVRVFGEMAKKGYIYKGLKPVYWCPSCETALAEAEIEYQEDRTYSIYVKFEVIDDKGLFSNLPIGDKKVYIVIWTTTTWTLPGNLAIALNADFDYSLIDIGNEILVVASELVERVMKTNKIEQYHEIARFKGKDLEYVKCKHPFLDRTSLVILGEHVTLEAGTGCVHTAPGHGEEDFEVCQKYNIPVIVPVDNKGYLTKEAGKFAGLFYEDSNKEIAKELENSGNLLGVEKITHQYPHCWRCKNPVIFRATEQWFASVKGFREEALKAVDSVKWVPEWGRDRIYNMIADRQDWCISRQRIWGVPIPIFYCKDCRKELITDETIEHIAKIFEKEGSDAWFSKDVKELLPEGAKCPVCGCSEFEKETDIMDVWFDSGSSHAYVLESREDLEWPCDMYLEGNDQYRGWFQSSLLTAVATKGRAPYKIVLTHGFVVDGEGKKMSKSEGNVISPFDIIDEFGADILRLWCVSADYTTDMRISKDIIKQLTEIYRKIRNTARFLLGNLYDFNPKTDKVGYENLKEIDKWALQRLYTLIEKVTKAYEEYDYNQVYHLVHNFCVIDMSNLYLDINKDRLYASKSESLDRRAAQTVMYEILVALTKLIAPILSFTAEEIWQNIAYKEENVESVFLTSWPKVNEGILKDETLREKWDKIIEIKDIVAKQLEIARNEKLIGSSLDSKVKIFAKGINKRFIEENKDIIQEVLIVSQLEVEEGDSDQMKVEVYKADGSKCERCWKFDTMVGKNEESLNVCPRCYEVLKGK; encoded by the coding sequence ATGGACTGGAGTCAAACATTGAACTTGCCAAAAACCGATTTTCCAATGAGAGCAAACTTGGCGCAAAGAGAACCTCAATTTTTAAAGTTTTGGTACGAAAATGACATCTTTAAAAAAATGCTTGAAAAAAATAAAAACAATAAAAAGTTTATCCTTCATGACGGACCACCTTACGCAAACGGCGACATTCATTTAGGACATGCCCTAAACAAAGTTTTAAAAGACATAGTAAATAAATACAAATCGTTGCAGGGCTATTACACACCTTATATTCCTGGCTGGGACACACACGGTCTTCCGATCGAGCAGCAGGTTATCAAAAAGCTTGGAGTAAACAGGCATGAAGTCAACCCAGTAGAGTTTAGGAAAAAGTGTAAAGAGTTTGCCCTCAGCTATATTGACATCCAAAGACAACAGTTCAAAAGACTTGGCGTGTTTGGTGAATGGGAAAATCCTTACATGACTTTAGACCCAAAGTTTGAGGCAAGACAGGTTCGTGTATTTGGAGAAATGGCTAAAAAAGGTTATATCTATAAAGGTCTAAAACCTGTTTACTGGTGTCCGTCTTGCGAAACTGCACTGGCGGAAGCAGAGATTGAGTATCAAGAGGATAGGACATACTCTATTTATGTTAAGTTTGAAGTGATCGATGACAAAGGGTTGTTTTCAAATTTGCCCATAGGAGATAAAAAGGTATACATTGTAATTTGGACAACCACAACATGGACTCTTCCGGGTAACCTTGCAATTGCCTTAAATGCTGATTTTGATTATAGTTTGATTGATATTGGAAATGAAATATTAGTTGTGGCATCTGAGCTTGTAGAAAGAGTAATGAAGACAAATAAAATTGAGCAGTACCATGAGATTGCAAGGTTTAAAGGCAAAGATTTAGAATATGTAAAATGCAAACATCCGTTTTTAGACAGAACTTCTTTAGTAATTTTAGGCGAGCATGTAACTTTAGAAGCAGGAACAGGTTGTGTTCACACAGCACCAGGACATGGTGAAGAGGACTTTGAGGTTTGCCAAAAGTATAATATACCTGTAATTGTTCCAGTTGATAATAAAGGATATTTGACTAAAGAGGCTGGCAAGTTTGCAGGTCTCTTTTATGAAGATTCAAACAAAGAGATTGCAAAGGAATTAGAAAACTCAGGTAATCTTCTTGGTGTCGAAAAGATAACTCACCAATACCCGCATTGCTGGAGATGTAAAAATCCTGTTATATTCAGAGCAACTGAGCAATGGTTTGCTTCAGTAAAAGGTTTCAGAGAAGAGGCTTTAAAAGCTGTAGACAGCGTTAAGTGGGTACCAGAGTGGGGAAGAGATAGAATTTACAATATGATTGCAGACAGGCAAGACTGGTGTATCTCAAGACAGAGAATTTGGGGTGTGCCAATTCCAATCTTCTATTGCAAAGATTGCAGAAAAGAGCTAATTACAGATGAAACAATTGAACACATAGCAAAAATATTTGAAAAAGAAGGTTCTGATGCTTGGTTTTCTAAGGATGTCAAAGAACTTTTGCCAGAAGGTGCAAAGTGTCCTGTTTGTGGCTGTAGCGAGTTCGAAAAAGAAACCGACATCATGGATGTGTGGTTTGACTCAGGCTCTTCTCATGCTTATGTTTTAGAAAGCAGAGAAGATTTAGAGTGGCCATGTGATATGTACTTAGAAGGGAACGACCAATATAGAGGATGGTTCCAGTCATCGCTTTTGACAGCTGTTGCAACAAAAGGAAGAGCACCTTATAAGATTGTACTCACACATGGTTTTGTTGTTGATGGCGAAGGCAAAAAAATGTCAAAATCAGAGGGAAATGTAATATCACCATTTGACATTATTGATGAGTTTGGAGCAGATATATTAAGACTGTGGTGTGTTTCAGCTGACTACACAACTGATATGAGAATTTCAAAGGATATTATAAAACAGCTAACAGAAATTTATAGAAAGATAAGAAACACAGCAAGATTCTTGCTTGGTAATCTTTATGACTTTAACCCAAAGACAGACAAGGTAGGATATGAAAACTTGAAAGAGATTGATAAGTGGGCACTACAAAGGCTGTATACATTGATTGAAAAGGTGACAAAAGCATATGAAGAATATGATTATAATCAGGTATATCATCTTGTTCATAACTTCTGTGTAATTGATATGAGCAATCTGTATCTTGATATAAACAAAGATAGGCTTTATGCGTCAAAAAGTGAAAGTCTTGACAGAAGAGCTGCACAGACTGTCATGTATGAAATACTTGTTGCGCTCACAAAACTAATTGCACCAATTTTGTCTTTCACAGCAGAGGAAATTTGGCAGAATATTGCTTACAAAGAAGAAAACGTTGAATCAGTATTTTTAACAAGCTGGCCAAAGGTTAACGAAGGTATATTGAAAGATGAAACCTTGAGAGAAAAGTGGGATAAGATAATTGAAATAAAAGACATTGTTGCAAAACAGCTTGAGATTGCAAGAAATGAAAAGCTTATTGGAAGTTCACTGGACAGCAAAGTAAAGATTTTTGCAAAAGGCATTAATAAGAGGTTTATAGAAGAAAACAAAGACATCATTCAGGAAGTGCTAATTGTTTCCCAACTTGAGGTTGAAGAAGGCGACAGCGACCAAATGAAAGTAGAAGTTTACAAGGCTGATGGTTCAAAGTGTGAACGATGTTGGAAATTCGATACAATGGTTGGAAAGAATGAAGAAAGTTTAAATGTATGTCCGAGATGCTATGAGGTTTTAAAAGGTAAATAA
- a CDS encoding YggS family pyridoxal phosphate-dependent enzyme: MVEKEMLKKNIEDVINRIEKACIRSGRNPSEISLLGATKGVDVETIKLANQFGLKIFGENRVQEFLPKFQYLPYLEWHFIGRLQTNKIKYIFDKVSLIHSIDSPQQIDELEKRCAKAGKACNVLIEINIGGEESKGGVSIEKVDDLIEKISNCSHVILKGFMTIPPIEDDDKKLRWYFRRMKEIFEKYKKLNYNSVKIEVLSMGMSNDFEVAIEEGATLVRIGTKIFGERPKK, from the coding sequence ATGGTTGAAAAAGAGATGCTCAAAAAAAATATTGAAGATGTAATCAACAGAATAGAAAAGGCCTGCATCAGAAGTGGTAGAAATCCCAGTGAGATCAGTTTACTTGGTGCGACAAAAGGGGTAGATGTTGAGACTATAAAGCTTGCAAATCAGTTTGGTTTAAAGATTTTTGGTGAGAACAGGGTACAAGAATTTTTACCAAAGTTTCAATATCTTCCATATCTTGAGTGGCATTTTATTGGAAGACTTCAGACCAACAAGATCAAATACATTTTTGATAAAGTAAGTCTTATTCATTCAATTGACAGTCCTCAGCAAATTGATGAACTTGAAAAAAGATGTGCAAAGGCAGGAAAAGCATGTAACGTGCTGATAGAAATAAACATAGGTGGTGAAGAGTCAAAGGGTGGAGTTAGTATAGAGAAAGTAGATGATTTGATTGAAAAGATCAGTAATTGTTCCCATGTCATTCTTAAGGGTTTTATGACCATACCTCCAATTGAAGATGATGACAAGAAATTGAGGTGGTACTTTAGAAGGATGAAAGAAATCTTTGAAAAATATAAGAAATTAAATTATAATAGTGTTAAAATTGAAGTCCTATCTATGGGTATGAGCAATGACTTTGAGGTAGCAATAGAAGAAGGTGCCACCTTGGTGAGGATAGGAACAAAAATCTTTGGTGAGAGACCAAAAAAATAA